A genomic segment from Nitrosopumilus sp. K4 encodes:
- the nth gene encoding endonuclease III yields MQKILRGMMDTMNSVKPPRMTALRELHEAETGGPFSILIGTILSARTKDESTTKVVKALFSKYKNAKALANAKVKDVEKIIKPIGFYHVKSKRIIEVAKIVNSKYKGNVPENLDKLVELPGVGRKTANCVLVYAFEKPAIPVDIHVHRISNRLGLVNTKTPEETEQELMAKIPKKFWIDINDTFVMYGQNICKPISPMCNVCKIRNDCKFYKSKSVS; encoded by the coding sequence ATGCAAAAAATTCTTCGTGGAATGATGGATACCATGAATTCTGTTAAGCCTCCAAGAATGACTGCATTAAGAGAATTGCACGAAGCTGAGACTGGAGGTCCTTTCAGTATTTTAATCGGTACTATTTTATCAGCGAGAACAAAAGATGAAAGTACAACCAAAGTTGTAAAAGCATTATTTTCTAAATATAAAAATGCAAAAGCACTTGCAAATGCCAAAGTAAAAGATGTTGAAAAAATAATAAAACCAATTGGTTTCTATCATGTAAAATCTAAAAGAATTATCGAAGTGGCAAAAATTGTAAATTCAAAATACAAGGGAAATGTTCCTGAAAATTTAGATAAACTTGTAGAATTGCCAGGTGTTGGAAGGAAGACGGCAAACTGTGTCTTAGTGTATGCATTTGAAAAGCCAGCCATCCCAGTTGATATTCATGTTCATAGGATATCAAACAGATTGGGTTTGGTTAATACGAAAACCCCAGAAGAAACAGAACAAGAACTGATGGCAAAAATTCCAAAAAAATTTTGGATTGATATTAATGATACATTTGTAATGTACGGTCAAAATATTTGTAAACCAATATCGCCAATGTGCAATGTTTGCAAAATTAGAAACGATTGCAAATTTTACAAATCTAAGAGCGTTTCTTAG
- the sat gene encoding sulfate adenylyltransferase, whose translation MSEENSIKPHGGKLVNRITKADPVGLDSITITEDLANDVENIADGIFSPLEGFLGQQDFENVVSKGRLTNGLAWTIPTVLDVDQETATKLKESGDVLLKNPEGIGVAILHVEETFTFDKENTSKGVYGTTDSSHPGVAKTLSMKDYLVGGKIDYIQRPEETEIRKYRLSPTQTREAFAKAGWKTIVAFQTRNPPHVAHEMLQKTSITTRDGVFVNPIIGKKKSGDFVDEVIVKCYETMIKHYYPENRCKLGTLHTEMKYAGPKEAIHHAIMRQNYGCTHIIIGRDHAGVGNFYDPFAAQKIFNDYPELEISPVFFPAFFYCRKCLTYTNPKACPHDDDAKEQISGTKLREMIQNGQAPSEFILRPEVSKVILDSSHPFVD comes from the coding sequence ATGTCAGAAGAAAATTCAATTAAACCACACGGTGGAAAATTAGTTAATAGAATAACAAAAGCAGATCCTGTAGGATTAGATTCTATCACAATAACTGAGGATTTAGCAAATGATGTTGAAAACATTGCAGACGGAATATTCAGTCCTTTAGAGGGATTTTTAGGTCAACAAGACTTTGAAAATGTTGTTTCAAAAGGTAGACTGACAAATGGTTTGGCATGGACTATTCCAACTGTATTAGATGTTGATCAAGAAACTGCAACAAAATTAAAAGAATCTGGTGATGTCTTGTTGAAAAACCCAGAAGGTATCGGTGTTGCAATTTTACATGTAGAGGAGACTTTTACATTTGACAAGGAAAATACCTCAAAGGGAGTCTATGGAACTACTGATTCATCACATCCTGGTGTTGCAAAAACACTGTCTATGAAAGACTATCTTGTAGGAGGAAAAATCGATTATATTCAAAGACCCGAAGAGACTGAGATCAGAAAATATCGTTTATCTCCTACGCAAACAAGAGAGGCTTTTGCAAAAGCTGGATGGAAAACAATTGTTGCATTTCAAACTAGAAATCCACCACACGTAGCCCATGAAATGTTGCAAAAAACATCAATTACTACAAGAGATGGTGTATTTGTTAATCCAATTATTGGAAAGAAAAAATCTGGTGATTTTGTTGATGAAGTTATCGTAAAATGCTATGAGACAATGATCAAGCATTATTATCCCGAAAACAGATGCAAGCTTGGAACATTGCATACTGAAATGAAATATGCTGGACCTAAAGAAGCAATACATCATGCCATTATGAGACAAAATTATGGGTGCACACATATCATTATTGGAAGAGATCATGCAGGTGTTGGAAACTTTTATGATCCATTCGCAGCTCAAAAAATATTCAACGATTACCCAGAATTGGAAATTTCTCCAGTATTTTTTCCAGCATTTTTCTATTGCAGAAAATGTTTGACATACACAAATCCAAAAGCATGTCCACATGATGATGACGCAAAAGAGCAAATCAGTGGAACCAAACTAAGAGAGATGATTCAGAATGGACAAGCCCCATCTGAATTTATCTTAAGACCTGAAGTATCAAAGGTAATCTTGGACTCTTCTCATCCTTTTGTTGATTAG
- a CDS encoding phosphoadenylyl-sulfate reductase: protein MTKFTQKQVDELNEKIKTAEEALQWTSDNLHPKVAKASSFGAEDAVIMDIMLKINPKFRFFTLDTGRLPQETYDIMDIVRKKYNITIEVLFPDTKEVEEMVREKGMNLFYDSVENRKLCCEIRKVHPINRMLSTLDGWITGLRRDQTEVRKDVNIFQIDNGHGGILKINPIIDWTWDDVQNYIKKNNLPYNSLLDKGYPSIGCEPCTRPIKPGEDLRSGRWWWEQGEHKECGLHIERKRMD from the coding sequence GTGACAAAATTTACTCAGAAACAAGTAGATGAACTCAATGAAAAGATAAAGACAGCTGAGGAAGCTCTTCAATGGACATCTGATAATCTGCATCCCAAAGTTGCAAAAGCCTCTAGTTTTGGGGCTGAAGATGCCGTAATAATGGATATTATGTTAAAAATTAATCCTAAATTTCGATTCTTTACTTTAGATACAGGCAGGCTTCCTCAAGAGACTTATGATATAATGGATATTGTTAGAAAAAAATACAATATAACAATTGAAGTGCTATTTCCAGATACTAAAGAAGTTGAAGAAATGGTTAGGGAAAAAGGCATGAATCTTTTCTATGATAGTGTTGAAAATAGAAAACTTTGCTGTGAAATTCGTAAAGTTCATCCAATTAATAGAATGCTTAGTACGTTAGATGGCTGGATTACGGGATTAAGACGTGATCAAACAGAAGTCAGAAAGGATGTTAACATTTTTCAAATTGATAATGGTCATGGGGGAATTTTGAAAATCAATCCAATAATTGACTGGACTTGGGATGATGTTCAAAATTATATCAAAAAGAACAATTTACCCTACAACAGTCTTTTAGACAAAGGATATCCAAGCATTGGATGTGAGCCTTGTACTAGACCGATCAAACCTGGTGAAGATCTTCGTTCTGGTAGATGGTGGTGGGAACAAGGAGAACATAAAGAATGTGGCCTTCATATAGAGCGAAAACGGATGGATTGA
- a CDS encoding thiamine biosynthesis protein yields the protein MKEISYVVVFPNDFSKNKIPQLMENIKKILKIKNQQFNSIKRDGDVILVDANDPVFSSSAINLLFGIKKIAIARQIKNDFQVIVKEIASVGGNLLLKGERFLVRVEGKSKGFFTKDVELSATSAIIEKKSNIDAKPGTDENFDKLLYTYLTKNHGYVCIFIDKGLGGIPFDAKKQDTICCIYDEISAISCYETIKQGYNSKIIVCYRQKSDLINIVKMLNQIIPRLLKQKIEIDFFNLNISNYGTKNYLLLVKSVLDVLIKQTKKTNVRYVSIALSPLIFSRNFIDESMKLIFENNLLPILPLFGINGQIFDDLKEIGIEKNISKIRKIISMKLNESTNHINKIADVVKSKKTVMVDLGPNNMHDILDSFEENH from the coding sequence ATGAAGGAAATATCATATGTAGTAGTTTTTCCAAATGATTTTTCTAAAAATAAAATTCCACAATTAATGGAAAACATCAAGAAAATTCTAAAAATAAAAAATCAACAGTTTAATTCAATAAAACGCGATGGAGATGTGATTTTGGTAGATGCAAATGATCCCGTTTTTTCATCTTCTGCAATAAATCTACTTTTTGGAATTAAAAAAATAGCTATTGCAAGACAGATTAAAAATGATTTTCAGGTAATTGTAAAAGAAATTGCTTCGGTTGGAGGAAACTTACTATTGAAAGGAGAAAGATTTCTAGTTCGAGTAGAAGGAAAATCAAAGGGATTCTTCACAAAAGATGTAGAGTTGTCTGCAACATCAGCAATTATTGAAAAAAAATCAAATATTGATGCAAAACCTGGAACTGATGAGAACTTTGACAAATTACTGTATACATATCTAACAAAAAATCATGGATATGTTTGTATTTTTATTGATAAAGGATTAGGAGGAATTCCATTTGATGCAAAAAAACAAGATACGATTTGTTGTATATATGATGAGATTTCTGCAATTTCTTGTTATGAGACAATAAAACAAGGATATAATTCTAAAATTATTGTTTGTTATAGACAAAAATCAGATCTTATAAACATTGTAAAAATGTTAAATCAAATAATTCCAAGGTTATTAAAACAAAAAATTGAAATTGATTTTTTTAATCTAAATATTTCAAATTATGGTACCAAGAATTATCTTTTGCTGGTAAAATCTGTTTTAGATGTTTTAATTAAACAAACTAAAAAAACAAATGTTAGATATGTCTCAATTGCATTATCTCCATTAATTTTTTCTAGGAATTTTATTGATGAGTCAATGAAACTTATTTTTGAAAATAATTTGTTACCAATACTACCATTATTTGGAATTAATGGGCAAATATTTGATGACCTAAAAGAGATAGGAATAGAAAAGAATATTTCAAAAATCAGAAAAATCATATCAATGAAATTAAATGAATCCACAAATCATATAAACAAAATAGCAGATGTAGTAAAATCAAAAAAGACAGTAATGGTTGATCTTGGTCCTAACAATATGCATGATATTTTAGATTCTTTTGAAGAAAATCATTGA
- a CDS encoding glycosyltransferase has translation MYKIGEFIYPWGSGHYSRMMRLNSILGDYIKEDFEVHYSSKDHVYQKLLEKFPDKKDHIHEILMPTPIDGKFGPSVSLSMLNLLLPVSDNPSLVKQIASYLRQERKLYDKEKFDVVINDGDMGSNILAKNRNIPSLFITNQFRPKLYKSRSYFYPSLIFVAKQIEKATKILVADSPPPYTLCEYNLNFTKEAEKKVEYVGHFTNSKKIEKTNSTDLERLVKDSDFGYWMRTGNKSTNDGTGQRYEEVFHNDKMINEKRIISHARNDSSIDSVIGTDGKKYSISDAFDKKLDWIQIDVGFLSEQEKDTVLNQCKYAVVNGSHTVMGEILGGKSKPIIGMPIYDEHTNNIRWADEKNLGVLATNTKQVIKAISRIKESYNNFEENLVEFSRNFIPNGAENSAKIAAISLEEKR, from the coding sequence ATGTATAAAATTGGTGAATTTATCTACCCTTGGGGAAGTGGACATTATTCTAGAATGATGAGGTTAAATTCAATACTTGGAGATTATATCAAAGAGGATTTTGAAGTTCATTATTCGAGTAAGGATCACGTTTATCAAAAATTATTAGAAAAATTTCCTGACAAAAAAGATCACATTCATGAGATTTTAATGCCAACACCAATTGACGGAAAATTTGGTCCAAGTGTTTCATTATCAATGCTCAATCTATTGTTGCCAGTATCAGATAATCCCTCACTTGTAAAACAAATTGCAAGTTACTTGAGACAGGAAAGAAAATTGTATGATAAAGAAAAGTTTGATGTGGTAATAAATGATGGTGATATGGGTTCTAATATTTTAGCGAAAAACCGGAATATTCCAAGTTTGTTTATTACAAATCAGTTTAGACCAAAATTATACAAATCAAGATCTTATTTTTATCCATCGTTAATCTTTGTTGCAAAACAAATTGAAAAAGCTACAAAAATTCTTGTTGCAGATTCGCCACCACCATATACACTATGTGAATATAATCTCAATTTTACAAAAGAAGCAGAAAAAAAAGTAGAATATGTAGGGCATTTTACAAATTCTAAAAAAATAGAAAAGACAAATTCAACAGATTTAGAACGTTTGGTTAAAGATTCAGATTTTGGATATTGGATGAGAACTGGAAACAAATCAACAAATGATGGAACTGGACAAAGATATGAAGAGGTCTTTCATAATGACAAGATGATAAATGAAAAAAGAATCATATCTCATGCAAGAAATGATTCATCAATTGATTCTGTGATAGGAACTGATGGCAAAAAATATTCAATATCTGATGCATTTGATAAGAAATTGGATTGGATTCAAATAGATGTAGGATTTCTTTCTGAACAAGAAAAAGACACTGTTCTGAATCAGTGCAAATATGCTGTTGTTAATGGTTCTCATACTGTAATGGGTGAAATTCTTGGAGGAAAATCAAAGCCAATTATAGGTATGCCAATTTATGATGAACATACTAATAACATAAGATGGGCAGATGAAAAAAATCTTGGTGTTTTGGCCACAAATACAAAACAAGTAATCAAAGCAATATCCAGAATTAAAGAGAGTTACAACAATTTTGAAGAAAATTTAGTTGAATTCTCAAGGAATTTTATTCCAAATGGGGCAGAAAATTCTGCAAAAATTGCAGCAATATCACTTGAAGAAAAGAGATAA